The Cytobacillus oceanisediminis genomic interval AGGCATTGAAAAACGGCATGGACAACACCACGACTGCCAGGGATATGGTGTATGGCATAAAGGCGTTGGCAGAGCAGTCGCTTTTATCCGGGAAATATACACAAAAAGCACTGGATATATTGGAAAAACAGCAGTATAAAAACAAACTTGCAAACACAATGGATACGGAAAAAGTCAAGGTTGCCAGCAAAACAGGTGAACTTCCCGGAATAGAGCATGATTGCGCCATATTTACCCATAAAGGAAACACAGTTTACGCTGCTGTACTTGTGGACCAGCTTCAAAGTCAGGCAGCCGGCGGAGAAGTACTGTCCGCAATCGGCAGTCGCATTAATCAATATATAACTAATAAATAAGGAACCGTTTACTCAGAACGGTTCCTTATTTATTTATGCAGTTTTTGCTTTTCAGGCAGATCACCGATTTACTCGCTTAGTTGATTGGAGCGGAAGACGGAAGATCCTCGAAAATAATTAATGCGCAAGGCGCTGCGCTTTCAAAATTATTTATGATGAAAAGGGCATTTCCCTTCGATTGGTTTAATGTCATCACCGATAAAGTATTGTTTCCACTCACGGTGTTCGGGATCGCCATAGTGGCTGATGTTTGGATGGGTAGGGAGGCCATCCCATTTTTCAACCCGTTCCCTTACTTTTTCTCTGGACATGATGCCGCCTTTAGAGGTGCCTTCAAGGCCTTCAAAAATGCGGCGCGGCTGGAAACCGAGCACAAGGCTGCTGCCTAGATCCCTCGTCTTTCTCTGCTTGTAGGCAGGCGCATTTCCAAACACAAAGAATGGCTCCTCAGCAAAAGAAAATGCCCATAAATGATGGTCAGGATCTGTCGGATAATCCTTCGGCCAAGGCTTTGTATCAACCTTATGCAAATACTGAAGGATATTCCAGAAATAATCTCTGTAATGTTCAAGCGGTTTTTCATCTTTTTCCGGCTCTACAAATACAAACAGGCCATGGCGAATCAGTTTTGGTGCGTCAAAAAGCTCGATAAATG includes:
- a CDS encoding YqcI/YcgG family protein, whose product is MKTASKFLLTKEDMTNPEIVPEWVIQEYKTFHDTVTDKTFPCYFGMTAEMRGELRYAYITQEDWSNLPEALESFIELFDAPKLIRHGLFVFVEPEKDEKPLEHYRDYFWNILQYLHKVDTKPWPKDYPTDPDHHLWAFSFAEEPFFVFGNAPAYKQRKTRDLGSSLVLGFQPRRIFEGLEGTSKGGIMSREKVRERVEKWDGLPTHPNISHYGDPEHREWKQYFIGDDIKPIEGKCPFHHK